The nucleotide sequence GTACGCCGAGCTGACCAAGAGCACCGACTCCTACGACAAGTCGACGATCTACGAGATCGATCCGCGCGGCGCGCTGAAGAGCGTCACCGACCCGATGAACCGCAAGACGACGTACACGGTCAACGGCAGCGGGCAGGTCACCAAGATCACCGATCCGGCCACGAAATCGGTGACCATCGACTACGTCGGCTCCGATCCGGTGCGGTTCACCGACCAGCTCGGTCGGGTCAGCCGGGCCGGATTCGACGCCCTGGGCCGGCAGGTCCGGACCGTGGACGGCCGGGGCGCGGCCGTCGAGACCAGCTACGACAACGTCGACCAGCTCCGTTCGGTGACCGACGCACTGGGCCGCACCACCCGCTTCGAATTCGACCCGAACGGCAACCAGACGGAGATCGTCGATCCGCGCCAGGGTTCGACAGTCTTCGACTACGACAACATGGACCGGGTCGAGACGATCACCGATCCGAAGGGCGCGGCCGAGTCCTTCACGTACGACCTCAACGGCAACCTGGACAAGCACACCAGCCGCCGGGACATCCTCACCGACCACGACCACGACGAGTTGGACCGGCTGAAGACCAGGGTGATCGGCGCCGAGGCCACCGTCGGCTACACCTACGACGCCGGCAACCGGCTGCGGCGTACCGAGGACTCGGTGGCCGGGGTCACCGTGACCGACTACGACGACCTCGACCGGGTCTCCGGAGAGACGACCCCGCACGGCACGGTGTCGTACCAGTACAGCCCGACGGTCCGGGACCGGACCATGACGATCGCCGGGCGGACGCCGACCCGGCACCTCTACGACGCCAACGGAGCGCTCGCCGAGATCCAGCAGGGCGGGACCGTGGTGACCGCCGTGAGCCGTGACGTCGTCGGCCGCCCCGAGCGGGTCGGCGCGCCGGGCTCCGGGGTCAGTCAGACCTACGCCTACACCGACGCGGGCCAGGTCAGGCTGATCACCTACCGGGCCGGCACGACGGTCCTGGGCGACCTCGGTTACGAGTACGACTCGGCGGGCCAGCCGGTCCGGACCACCGGGGCGTACTCCCGGACGCAGTTGCCGGCGCCGTTCGGACCGGCCAGCTACGACGCGGCGAACCGGATCGAGACGCTCGCCGGCACCGCGATCCGGCACGACGCCGACGGCAACCTGAGCTTCGACGGCACCACCAGCTACACCTGGAACGCCCGGGGTGAACTCTCCGGGCTGTCCCGGACCGGGCTGTCGGCCAGCTTCGGCTACTCCACCGACGGCCGGAGGCTGGACCGGACCGTCGACGGCGCCACGGTCAACTACCTGTACGACGGGCTGAACCCGGTGCAGGAGAAGGTGGACGGGGCGGTAACCGCGACGACCACGAGCGCCGGGGTGGACGGCTGGCAACTGCGCGAGTCCGGCGGCACGACGAAGCGCTACCTGACCGACGGGCTGGGCAGCACTCTCGGGCTTGTCGACAACGCCGGAGCCGGTGCGACGTACGCGTACGAGCCGTTCGGCGCGACGGCCGTCACCGGCGACGACGGCGGCAACCCGTACCGGTACACCGGCCGGGAGGACGACGGCACCGGGCTCTACTACTACCGGAACCGCTACTACAGCCCGACCCTGCAACGGTTCATCAGCGAGGACCCGATCGGCATCGCCTCCGGCGACGCGAACCCGTACGCCTACGTCTTCAACCACCCGACCGCGCTTACCGACCCGATGGGCACCAAGCCGGCACGGGCCGGTGGCAGGAGCTGCCGCCCCAACAGCTTTACCCCGGAGACGCCGGTGCGGATGGCGGACGGCTCGCAGCGGCGGATCGCCGACGTCGAGGTCGGTGACATGGTGCTGGCGACCGACCCGGAAACCGGCCGGACCGGCAACCGGGAGGTCACCGCGACAATAGTCGGCGAGGGCCGGAAACAACTTGTCGACGTTGCGATCGACAACGACGGCGACGGCGTCCCGGACGGTCGGGTGACCGCCACCGACGAGCACCCGTTCTGGGTGGCCGGCCCACGGCAGTGGCGGGACGCCAAGGAACTCAAGGCCGGTGACCTGCTCCGCACCGCCGCCGGGACGTACGTCCAGGTCGTCTCGGCGGCGCAGCGGAGCGCGGTGCAGCGGGTTCACAACCTCACCGTGGACGACCTGCACACGTACTATGTGCTCGCCGGCAGCGAACCCGTCCTCGTCCACAACATCGACGAGGAAGACATATGTCGGCAGACGCTGGGGGCTGGTCCGTACGCCAGGGAAGGTGTTGCCACCACCAAGCGGAAGGTGACGAGAAGTGACCCCGAGTGGGCGGATAACCAAATCAACGGCATTGCATACGGGTGTCACACCTGCGGGCGGGCGACGCCGGCGACCAGGAACGGCCAGTGGATCTTCGACCACCAGCCCCCGGTCGCGGCCGTCGACCCTGCCAAGCCGTACCGCGGAACGGGATATCCGCAGTGTGGGCGGTCCGGATGTCAGCCGCAACAGGGCGGCATCATGAGGCAACTCACTCAGGGGCACTACAACTTTCCGCCAGTTTGACAGTGGCTGTGGATGGTTGCTCGACATCTCGACCCCATCCGTGGTGTGCCCCGTTGTCGCCGCCCGCCATTCGAAGAGGAGGTGTCGGGTATGTATCAGGACGAGGATGATGAAGAGTTCCTCGGTTCCTTCTGCGCATTCGTGGGCAACGGGCTTCTTGTCTTTCGTGACGTGAACTCGACCGACACCCACGCTGATTACAAGTGGGATACCCTGATCCACGCGGTCGCCGATTCTATCTATATCTGCGTTCAACATCCGGTAGATGGGCCAGTCGAGGTCGACCTCTACGAGGATGACTCTCCGGAACTATCACTCGATGTCACCATTTTCGACGGGATCATCGACTCACTCCAGGGACAGTTCGTCCTGCACGACCCGGTCGAGGACGTGAGATTGAAGATAACAACAGACCACCCCGGCTCGTCGCGGGTGCGGATTTCCGGTGACGAAGAAACTCGTCCGACCAGACTTCGTTTTCAGATATGGAATGTGACCCAGAACGCCTGAGCGACCGGCGAGCGTGAGGAGACGCGCAGTGGACGTAGCCGACGGGGGACGGCGGTTGCTGGCGGCAGCGCTCGCCGGTGTGACGGCGATGGCGTTGTTCGGCGGCGCCGAGGTGGCGTGGGCCGCGTCGCCGGCCGAGGGGCCGGTCCAGGTGCCGGTGAACGCGACGGTGGTGCCGGGCCGCTACATCGTGACGCTGAAGGGACCGGCCGGGGTGTCGATCCAGTCCACCGCCGGCACGGTGGCGAGCCGGTACGGCGGCAAGGTGGAGCGGACGTACCAGAAGGCGCTGCACGGTTTCGTGCTGACCGCGACCGAGGCGCAGGCCCGGCGGCTGGCCGCCGATCCGCAGGTCGCCCGGGTCGACGCCGACGTGCTGGTGCACGGCCAGGACACCCGGTGGTACCCACTGTGGAACCTCGACCGGGTCGACCAGCGCTCGTCGGTGCTCGACGACGCCTACGCCTATCCGGCCAGCGCCGGGGCCGGGGTGACGGCGTACGTGCTGGACACCGGGATCCGGACCAGCCACGGCCAGTTCGGCGGCCGGGCCAGTGCCGGGTTCGACGCGATCGGCGACGGCTGGAACGGTCAGGACTGCAACGAGCAGGGCCACGGCACGCACGTTGCCGGCACCATCGGCGGTGCCACATACGGGCTGGCCAACCGGGTCTCGCTGGTCTCGGTGCGCGTGCTGGCCTGCAACAACCTCGGGCTGATGAGCCAGATCCTCGCCGGGGTCGACTGGGTCACCCAGCACGCGCAGCGCCCCGCCGTGGCGAACATGAGCCTCGGCAGCCGGGAATACCAGCCGCTGGACGATGCGGTCACGGCCTCCATCGCGTCCGGCGTGACCTACGTCGTGGCGGCGGGCAACTGGGACCAGGACTCCTGCGTCTACAGTCCGGCCGGGGCGCCGGCCGCGATCACGGTGGCGGCGAGCAACCCCAACGGCGACCGGGCGACCGGTTGGGGCGGCGACCAGCCCGGCTCCAACTGGGGTAGCTGCGTGGACCTCTTCGCACCGGGGGAGAGCATCCGCTCGGCGCACAACGCCACCGATCTCGCCTCCCGGGTGCTCCGCGGCACCTCGATGGCCGCGCCGCACGTCGCCGGTGCCGCCGCGCTGGTGCTCTCCGAGTATCCCGCGGCGACACCGGCCCAGGTGGCGGCGGTACTGGTGGGCCGGTCGACACCGGGGGCGATCAGCCCGGCCAGTCTGCGCGGTTCGCCGAACCGGTTCCTCTACGCTCCCGAGGTCGTCGACCCGCCGGCCCGCCCGGTCCTGTGAACCGCGGTCCCGTGAACCGTCGTCCCGAGGCGGTCAGCCGGCGGGCCTTCCTCAGCGCCGTCGGCGCGGCCGGACTGACCGGTGCGGCCGGCTGTGGCGATCACGGTACGGACCCGGCGCCGCCGCCCGCCGGTACTCCCGTGGCGGCACCTGCCCGGCAGACCGAGATCGTCCGGCCGGCGCCGGCCACCACGCTGCTGGTCGCGTACGACGTCGAGGCGGTGGACCGGGCGGGGCTGGCCTCGGCGCTGCGGGCCGTCACCGCCCGGCTTGGCGATGCGGCGGCGACCGTCGCGGTGGGCGCCTCTCTCTTCGACCGCCGGTACGGGCTGACGGCACCCCGGCTGCTCACCCCGATGCCGGCGTTCCGGGCCGACCTGCTCGACCCGGACTGGTGCCACGGCGACCTGCTGGTGCAGGTCTCGGCGGACGACCCGGAGCCGCCGGCCATGCTGCTCGGCCGACCGGTTCCCGGGTTGCGCGAACGCTGGCGGATCGAGGGCTTCCACCCGCCGGGCGGGTCCGGGGTGCGCAACCTGTTCGGCTTCCGGGAGGGTGCCGGCAACCCCGACCCGACGGACCAGGAACTGATGGACCGGCTGGTCTGGGTGGGGCCGGGCGACGACGAGCCGACCTGGTGCGTCGGCGGCAGTTACCAGGTGGTCCGGCTGATCCGACTGGCGATGCCGACCTGGGAAGCCGAGCCGGTCGCCGATCAGGAACGGGTCTTCGGCCGGGCGAAGATCGGCGGTGCGCCGCTCGGCCGGCACCACGAGGCGGACGAGCCCGACTACGCGGCGGACCCGGACGGCCGGCTGATCTCACTTGACGCGCACATCCGCCGGGCGAACCCGCGTACCCCGGAGAGTGAGCGGCACCGGATCCTGCGGCGCGGCTACTCGTACCGGCGTACCGGCCGGGGCGCGGGTGGCGAGGACGTCGGGCAGATCTTCGTCTGTTTCCAGCGGGACGTGGAGCGGGGCTTCGCCACCATCCAGCGCCGGCTTGCCGGCGAGGCCCTGGAGCGCTACACCCTGCCGTTCGGCGGCGGCTACTACTTCCTGCTGCCCGGTGGCACCGGCGAAGGGGACTACCTGGGCCGCACGATGATCGAGTCGGCCTGATCTCCGGGTCGGCCTGGTGTCCGGGGTGGTCTGGTGTCCGGGGTGGTCTGGTGTCCGGGGTGGTCTGGTGTCCAGGGTGGCGGCGTGCTGACCGGGGCGAGCTGACCCGGGTCGGGAGCCGGGCGGGATCAGCGGCCGGCGACCGGCTCGGGACGGTCCGCAGGCTGATGTTCCTGCCCGGTGTCGGCCCGGGTGTCCGTGCCGGCTCCGGTGTCGTCGTCCGTGGCCGGCGCCGGTCCGTCTGCCGCCGACCTGGCGGCCGCGTCGTCCGGGGCTTCGGTCCCGGTGCCGTCCCGGGCGCCGTCTTCCGGCCCGTTGCCCTCGGCGTCGTCGCGGTCCGGGTTCCGGGGGTCGGAGGGCGGCGAGGTCGCCTCCCCGGCCGGCCGGAGTGTACGGCCGAAGGCGATGATCGCGGTGAGCGCACCACCGAAGAGCACCAACAGCAGGTGGTTGACCCGGGAGTTGCCGAAATCGCTCTGCACGATCTGGTCGGCCTCGCTGATCGCGCCGGCCAGTCTGATCACCTCGGCACCGGCGGTCCGGACGAGGATCTCGGTGACGAGCAGCAGCAGTCCCGGCCCGGCACCCGCGATCAGGTACGCCGGCCAGCGCAGCGTCGGCACCGCGCCGGTGCCCCGCTCGACGGCCCGCCGCCCGGCCGCCCGTAGGTAGCCGAAGACCAGCAGCCCGGCCGCCAGCGCGCTGGTCACCGAGACGGTCCGGGCGAACCAGCGGGCGGCGGTGACCTGCGACACCTGGGTCTCGCCGAAGCCGTAGAGTTCGAGCAGCGGATCCTTGAAGTAGTTCAGGGCGAAGCCGACCGCGAAGACGGCCAACCCGGCGGCGACCACGGCGGCCACCACCAGGGTGCCGCGCAGGCCGCCGATGATCCCGCCGACCGTGGCGGCAGCAGCCGCCGTACCGGCCAGGACCATGATCGCCGAGCCCTCGCCGTAGCTGAGGGTCACCACCAGCGCGGCGAGGAAACCGGTGGCGAGACCGGCGACAAGCGAGACGAGAAACCGGGGGGTACTGCGCCAGATCCCGAGCCGGGTCATCAGGTTGCCCAGGACCAGGCTGACGGCCGCACCGGCCACCAGGCTCGCCGAGATCAGCCCCGGCAGCGAGTACGCGGCCAGGGTGATCGCCATGCTGCTCAACCCGGCCGAGGAGATCTCGGCCTTGGCCGACCAGAGCATCGCGGCCAGCCAGCCGAGGGCGAGCAGGGCGAGGACGAGCGCGCCGGGCGCCGGCACCGGGGACGGGGTGGCCGTCACCGGCGCCTCCGGCTCGACCGGTTGGTCGGGAGCCGAGGTCGCGGTGGGGCCGGACTCGTCTGTCATCATCTCCCCCTCAGCAGGTGGCCGGCGGCGGCGACGGGGCTGTGCCGGTGTGGCCGGGCCGCCGGTCCCTCAGCGTACGCGGGCCGGTCGGGGTGGTGCCCCGGTGCCGGACCGGCCGGGGCGGTGCCGCGCTCACCTGGACGGAGTACCGCGGATGTCGCGCGCGACCAGCGCCAGCGGCCTGGCGCCGTGCACGACCAGCGCCGGCGGGCCGGTGTCGCGGACACCGCGCACGACCAGCGCCGGCGGGTGGGTGTTGCCCGGCGTCGGCGGGTCGGCGCTGTCCACCATGCGGGGAGCCGGCGGTGCCGACCATGCAAGGATTGGCGCAGGTCCCGCCCTCGCACTCCCGGTACAGCCCGGGCTCGGGGTCGAGGTGCCCGGCCGACCGGTCGGCACCGGCGGGTCCGGTTTCGCCGTCGCTGTCGAGATCGCCCAGGAGAATCCCATGGACGCCGTTCTCTCCGTACCCGAGCCGCGCAACGAGCCGGTCCGCGACTACGCGCCCGGCAGTGCCGAGCGAACCAGCCTGCAACGCCGGCTCGGCGAGCTGGCCGCCGAGCGGCTCGAACTGCCGATGACCATCGGCGGTACGCAACGGATGGGCGCGGGTGCCGCGATCGACGTCGTAGCGCCGCACCGGCACCAGCATGTGCTGGGGGTCACCCACAACGCAACCAACGCGGATGCGCAGGCAGCGGTGACGGCCGCCAAGCAAGCCGCCCCGATGTGGCGTGATTTGTCCTTTGCAGAGCGGGCTGCCGTCTTCCTCCGGGCCGCCGACCTGCTCGCCGGACCGTGGCGGGACACCCTGAACGCGGCGACCATGCTCGGCCAGTCCAAGACAGCGATCCAGGCCGAGATCGACTCCGCCTGTGAGCTGATCGACTTCCTGCGCTTCAACGTCGCCTTCGCCCGCAAGCTCCTGGCCGAGCAGCCGCTGTCGTCGAGTGGGGTGTGGAACCGGTTCGACCATCGGCCGTTGGAGGGCTTCGTCTACGCGGTCACGCCGTTCAACTTCACCGCGATCGCCGGCAACCTGCCGGCCGCACCCGCGCTGGTCGGCAACACCGTGGTCTGGAAGCCGGCGCCGACCCAGCAGTTCGCGGCGCACTTCACGATGCGGCTCTTCGAGGCTGCCGGCCTGCCGCCCGGCGTGATCAACATGGTCACCGGGGACGGCATCGCGGTCTCCGAGGTTGCCCTCGCCGACCCTGACCTGGCCGGCATCCACTTCACCGGCTCGACGAAGGTGTTCCAGAAGCTGTGGCAGGGCGTCGGCGAGAACATCGCGAACTACCGGGGTTACCCCCGGCTGGTCGGCGAGACCGGCGGCAAGGACTTCGTCGTCGCGCACCCGAGCGCCGACGCCGACGCGCTGCACACCGCGCTGGTCCGCGGGGCGTACGAGTACCAGGGGCAGAAGTGCTCGGCCGCGTCCCGGGCGTACGTGCCCCGCTCGCTCTGGGAGGGCGGGCTGCGGGACCGGCTGGCCGCCACCGCCGACGGTCTGGCGTACGGCGACGTCGCCGACTTCGGCAACTTCGGCGGTGCGGTGATCGACGCCAAGGCGTTCGCCCGGCACACCGGCGCACTCGAGATGATCTCCGGTGACTCCGCCTGCCGGATCCTGGCGGGCGGCACCGCCGACGACTCGGTGGGCTGGTTCGTCCGGCCGACCCTCTTCGAGTGCACCGACCCGGGGCACAAGTCCTTCACCACCGAGTACTTCGGGCCGATCCTCGGGGTGCACGTCTACGAGGACGCGCAGTTCGAGGAGACCGTTCGGCAGGCCGAGTCGGTCGCGCCGTACGCCCTGACCGGCTCGATCTTCGCCACCGACCGCCGGGTGATCGACTGGGCCGCGCACACCCTGCGGTACGCGGCCGGCAACTTCTATGTCAACGACAAGCCGACCGGTGCGGTGGTGGGGCAGCAGCCGTTCGGCGGCGCCCGGGCCAGCGGTACCAACGACAAGGCCGGCTCGTGGCACAACCTGGCCCGGTGGATGTCGCCGCGCACGGTGAAGGAGACCTTCGCCCCGCCGACCGACCACCGCTACCCGCACATGGGCTGACCGCCTCCGCCTCCGCCTCCGCCTCCGCCTCCCGCCTGCGCGCCGCCTCCGCGCCAGCGGGGCCGGTCGCGTGTCCCGCCTCCGCGTCAGCGGGCCGGTCGCGTGTCCCGGGTTCGTGCCGAGCGGTTCCGG is from Micromonospora sp. WMMD1102 and encodes:
- a CDS encoding S8 family peptidase; the protein is MDVADGGRRLLAAALAGVTAMALFGGAEVAWAASPAEGPVQVPVNATVVPGRYIVTLKGPAGVSIQSTAGTVASRYGGKVERTYQKALHGFVLTATEAQARRLAADPQVARVDADVLVHGQDTRWYPLWNLDRVDQRSSVLDDAYAYPASAGAGVTAYVLDTGIRTSHGQFGGRASAGFDAIGDGWNGQDCNEQGHGTHVAGTIGGATYGLANRVSLVSVRVLACNNLGLMSQILAGVDWVTQHAQRPAVANMSLGSREYQPLDDAVTASIASGVTYVVAAGNWDQDSCVYSPAGAPAAITVAASNPNGDRATGWGGDQPGSNWGSCVDLFAPGESIRSAHNATDLASRVLRGTSMAAPHVAGAAALVLSEYPAATPAQVAAVLVGRSTPGAISPASLRGSPNRFLYAPEVVDPPARPVL
- the pruA gene encoding L-glutamate gamma-semialdehyde dehydrogenase encodes the protein MDAVLSVPEPRNEPVRDYAPGSAERTSLQRRLGELAAERLELPMTIGGTQRMGAGAAIDVVAPHRHQHVLGVTHNATNADAQAAVTAAKQAAPMWRDLSFAERAAVFLRAADLLAGPWRDTLNAATMLGQSKTAIQAEIDSACELIDFLRFNVAFARKLLAEQPLSSSGVWNRFDHRPLEGFVYAVTPFNFTAIAGNLPAAPALVGNTVVWKPAPTQQFAAHFTMRLFEAAGLPPGVINMVTGDGIAVSEVALADPDLAGIHFTGSTKVFQKLWQGVGENIANYRGYPRLVGETGGKDFVVAHPSADADALHTALVRGAYEYQGQKCSAASRAYVPRSLWEGGLRDRLAATADGLAYGDVADFGNFGGAVIDAKAFARHTGALEMISGDSACRILAGGTADDSVGWFVRPTLFECTDPGHKSFTTEYFGPILGVHVYEDAQFEETVRQAESVAPYALTGSIFATDRRVIDWAAHTLRYAAGNFYVNDKPTGAVVGQQPFGGARASGTNDKAGSWHNLARWMSPRTVKETFAPPTDHRYPHMG
- a CDS encoding Dyp-type peroxidase — encoded protein: MNRRPEAVSRRAFLSAVGAAGLTGAAGCGDHGTDPAPPPAGTPVAAPARQTEIVRPAPATTLLVAYDVEAVDRAGLASALRAVTARLGDAAATVAVGASLFDRRYGLTAPRLLTPMPAFRADLLDPDWCHGDLLVQVSADDPEPPAMLLGRPVPGLRERWRIEGFHPPGGSGVRNLFGFREGAGNPDPTDQELMDRLVWVGPGDDEPTWCVGGSYQVVRLIRLAMPTWEAEPVADQERVFGRAKIGGAPLGRHHEADEPDYAADPDGRLISLDAHIRRANPRTPESERHRILRRGYSYRRTGRGAGGEDVGQIFVCFQRDVERGFATIQRRLAGEALERYTLPFGGGYYFLLPGGTGEGDYLGRTMIESA